In Cupriavidus taiwanensis, the following are encoded in one genomic region:
- a CDS encoding MBL fold metallo-hydrolase, with protein MMRFAFLGSGSEGNSLLIESREDTTTTRVLLDCGFGIRETARRLERLGVTPDQLDAVLVTHEHGDHVGSAYAFAARHRLTVYTSHGTWLATSHLRGADVADVRVCCADHGFAVGGLQVLPYTVPHDAREPLQFVLSDGQARLGVLTDAGMETPYVTARLAGVDALVLECNHDREMLRNSVYPASLKRRIGGDFGHLANEVAASILAQVAHDGLNRVVAAHLSKQNNTRELATGALAAALGARPSEVLVAEQDEGLAWQAVRA; from the coding sequence ATGATGCGCTTCGCCTTCCTCGGCAGCGGCAGCGAGGGCAACTCGCTGCTGATCGAATCCCGCGAAGACACCACCACCACCCGCGTGCTGCTGGACTGCGGCTTCGGCATCCGCGAGACCGCCCGGCGCCTGGAGCGCCTGGGCGTCACGCCGGATCAGCTCGACGCCGTGCTGGTCACGCACGAGCATGGCGACCATGTCGGTTCGGCCTATGCGTTTGCCGCGCGCCATCGCCTGACGGTCTACACCAGCCACGGCACCTGGCTGGCCACCTCGCACCTGCGCGGCGCCGACGTGGCCGACGTGCGGGTTTGCTGCGCCGACCATGGCTTTGCCGTCGGCGGCTTGCAGGTGCTGCCCTACACCGTGCCGCACGACGCGCGCGAGCCGCTGCAGTTCGTGCTGTCGGACGGGCAGGCGCGGCTGGGCGTGCTGACCGATGCGGGCATGGAAACGCCTTACGTGACCGCGCGCCTGGCGGGCGTGGATGCGCTGGTGCTGGAATGCAACCATGACCGCGAGATGCTGCGCAATTCCGTCTATCCGGCCTCGCTCAAGCGGCGCATCGGCGGCGACTTCGGCCACCTGGCCAATGAAGTGGCGGCCAGCATCCTGGCGCAGGTGGCCCACGACGGGCTGAACCGCGTGGTGGCGGCCCATCTGAGCAAGCAGAACAATACGCGCGAGCTGGCCACCGGGGCGCTGGCAGCTGCTTTGGGCGCCAGGCCGAGCGAGGTGCTGGTGGCAGAGCAGGACGAAGGCCTGGCGTGGCAGGCGGTGCGGGCCTGA